The following is a genomic window from Rhodoligotrophos defluvii.
GCACCCTGTTGCTCCCATGCTCATTCACCGCGGCCAAGGATCCGCTGGAGCAGGCCATCGCGACGCACCGGCCCACGGTTGTCCTTTCAACCGGCCTGTGGCCTGGCGAGCCAATGATCCGGCTGGAGCGGGTGGCCGTCAATCGCGCGAGCTTCGAGATCCCCGACAATGACGGCGCGCTCCTTCTCGATGATCCCGTCGACGCCCAGGGGCCGGTCGCCCGCGCCGTCACGCTGCCCGTCGGCCGCATCATCACGGCGCTGCGCCGCAAAGGCATTCCGGCGCGCACCTCCGATACCGCCGGCACCTTCCTCTGCAACGCCACGCTCTATCGCGCGCTGGCCGCCTGCGAGCAGGTGGGCCACGGTGCCCGCTGCGGCTTCCTCCATTTGCCCTATCTGCCGCAGCAGGTGGCGGAGCTGCTGGATGAGCTGAGCCAACAGGGCCAGCTCGAGCTTCACCAGCGGGCGGACCTTGCCTCCATGAGCCTCGACACGATGGTGGAGGCGGTGCGCACCACCTTGGCCGTCTCAGTCGCCGGGGCTTGAGACCTATGCCCGATCAGCCGCTCCTGCATGTCAGCCAGGTTGAAAAGAGCTTCGGCCCGCTGGTCACCGCAGCCGGCGTGGACCTGCAGGTGAGCAACGGCGAGTTCTTCACCATGCTCGGCCCGAGCGGCTCGGGCAAATCCACCGTCCTGCGCATGATCGCGGGGCTGGAGCAGCCGGATGCCGGCCGTATCCTGATCGGCGGCCAGGACGTGACCGAGCTTCCGCCTTGGCGCCGTGAGCTCGGCATGGTGTTCCAGCAATATGCGAACTTCCCCCACATGACGGTCGCACAGAATGTCGGCTATGGCCTGCGGCGCAAACCCATGGACCGCGGCGCCATCGCCAGGCGGGTATCGGAGCTCCTGGAGCTGGTCAATCTGCCGGGCTTCGAGCAACGGTCGGTCACCCGGCTTTCCGGCGGCGAGCAGCAGCGGGTCGCCATCGCTCGGGCGCTGGCGCCGCGGCCGCGGCTGTTGCTGCTGGACGAGCCGTTGTCCGCCCTGGACGAGAAGATCCGCCGGGAGATGCAGGCCCAGCTCAAGGATATCCAGCGCGCCACAGGAACGAGCTTCGTCTATGTCACCCATGACCAGGAAGAGGCGCTGACCATGAGCGACCGGGTGGCCGTGCTCAACCACGGGCACCTGGTGCAGGTTGATGAGCCGCACACGCTGTTCCGGCGCCCCAGGACCAAGTTCGTGGCGGACTTCTTCCGCGGCAGCAATGTGATCACCGGGCAGGTGTCCGACGGTGCCTTTACCTGCGCGGCGTTTCGGCTGCCTGTCTCCGGCACGCAGGCCCGGCTGGCCGAGCCGCCGGCCGTGGCGATCCGTGGCGAGGATATCCGGATCAACGGAACGCCGGGCCCTCAGGATCTCAGCTTTCCCGCCGAACTCGTCCGGATCACCTATCGCGGTGTCTATACCGATTATCAGCTGCGCCTCGCCGATGGTCAGCTGATCACCGCTTCAGCCACCGCGAATCCGGGTGTCGACGTCGGCCAGTCCGTTGAGGTCGCAGTCGCCAAGGAGAGTGTGGTGCTCCTGGAGCCAGAGCCGGTCTGAGCACGGCTTTCCGCGTGCATTGGGCCGGCAATTTCATGAGCTGAACCAGGAACTGGCGCTTCCATACTTCGTTCCGTCCCAAGTTGGCTTTGAATGCACGCGGAAAGGAACGAAGATGTTGCAGAGGGCATCACAGCTCAACGGCTATTCCCTTCGCGCTACTGACGGGGAGATCGGCAGCGTGGATGATCTTCTCATCGATGATCAGTCCTGGACCGTGCGCTGGCTGGTCGTCGATACGGGCACCTGGCTCTCCGGCCGCCGCGTCTTGCTGCCGTCCTCTCATTTGGGGAGGAGCGATCGCGAATTACGGCACATCGCCGTAGACCTGTCGCGGGAGCAAGTCAGGAACAGCCCGGACGTCGACACGCACAGGCCGGTATCGCGCCAGGTCGAAGCGTCAATCTACGGCTATTACGGCTGGAATCCCTATTGGTACGGGATACCGATGGCCTACGGGGCGCCCATGATAGCCGGGGCCGGCCTCGGCTATGGCGAGCTCCCACCATATCCGTTGGAGAGAAGAGAGGCCTCACCTGCCGACAACGCGATCGCCCGGCGCGCCACGGCAGAAGCCGAGAGGCAGCGCGAGGAGGACCAGCATCTGCGCAGCATCGCGGAAGTCACGGATTATTACATCGAGGCGAGCGACGGCGACATCGGTCACGTGGAGGACTTCCTCATTGACGAAGACGCATGGGTGGTCCGCTATGTCATGGTCGATACGAAAAACTGGTGGCCAGGCAAGTTCGTGCTGATTGCGCCGGAGTGGGTGGAGGACATCCGCTGGAGCGAGCAAACGATCCGGGTCCAGCGCACGCGCGAAGACATTAAGAACGCGCCCGAATTCGATCCGTCGCGGCCGGTTGAACGCGATTACGAGGCGCGGCTCTACAACTACTATGGGCTTCCGCCCTATTGGCGGCCAACGGCTTGAGACAAGCCGCCGGCGCTGCCCGTTCGATCGCTCCCATGGAGAGACGGCTGTGCCGGCCCTCACAACACCATCCCGCTTCTGCTGCTTGCGATAAATGTTGAGCCAGAGCTGGATCGCCCCTATTTGCCGAAAGGTGTTGTGAGGGAGCGATCGG
Proteins encoded in this region:
- a CDS encoding ABC transporter ATP-binding protein, whose product is MPDQPLLHVSQVEKSFGPLVTAAGVDLQVSNGEFFTMLGPSGSGKSTVLRMIAGLEQPDAGRILIGGQDVTELPPWRRELGMVFQQYANFPHMTVAQNVGYGLRRKPMDRGAIARRVSELLELVNLPGFEQRSVTRLSGGEQQRVAIARALAPRPRLLLLDEPLSALDEKIRREMQAQLKDIQRATGTSFVYVTHDQEEALTMSDRVAVLNHGHLVQVDEPHTLFRRPRTKFVADFFRGSNVITGQVSDGAFTCAAFRLPVSGTQARLAEPPAVAIRGEDIRINGTPGPQDLSFPAELVRITYRGVYTDYQLRLADGQLITASATANPGVDVGQSVEVAVAKESVVLLEPEPV
- a CDS encoding pyroglutamyl-peptidase I translates to MADILLTGFQPYGGRQLNPSAEVLRALGGSSIEGATVRTLLLPCSFTAAKDPLEQAIATHRPTVVLSTGLWPGEPMIRLERVAVNRASFEIPDNDGALLLDDPVDAQGPVARAVTLPVGRIITALRRKGIPARTSDTAGTFLCNATLYRALAACEQVGHGARCGFLHLPYLPQQVAELLDELSQQGQLELHQRADLASMSLDTMVEAVRTTLAVSVAGA
- a CDS encoding PRC-barrel domain-containing protein — translated: MLQRASQLNGYSLRATDGEIGSVDDLLIDDQSWTVRWLVVDTGTWLSGRRVLLPSSHLGRSDRELRHIAVDLSREQVRNSPDVDTHRPVSRQVEASIYGYYGWNPYWYGIPMAYGAPMIAGAGLGYGELPPYPLERREASPADNAIARRATAEAERQREEDQHLRSIAEVTDYYIEASDGDIGHVEDFLIDEDAWVVRYVMVDTKNWWPGKFVLIAPEWVEDIRWSEQTIRVQRTREDIKNAPEFDPSRPVERDYEARLYNYYGLPPYWRPTA